The Scophthalmus maximus strain ysfricsl-2021 chromosome 7, ASM2237912v1, whole genome shotgun sequence genome includes a window with the following:
- the afg3l1 gene encoding AFG3-like protein 1, translating to MSRLLRLLSAVALPLCRAGGARARLSAARASWLFAAGYRSSAAPNVCRTPANFLSGRRFQSAQRRLYSSEPKDGGGGGRSGGGKRGGGAGKDWWSRIQKGDFPWDEKDFLHMVITLAGVSSVLLYFYFRESGREINWKDFVHRYLGRGLVDRLEVINKQYVRVTLVPGAETDGSYIWFNIGSVDTFERNLEMAHMELGMEPSHRATVVYSTGNDGSFLMSMLPTLLLSGFLLFTLRRGPMGGGMGGGRGGPFSMGESTAKMMKDSIDVKFKDVAGCEEAKLEILEFVNFLKNPQQYLDLGAKIPKGAVLSGPPGTGKTLLAKATAGEANVPFITVNGSEFLEMFVGVGPARVRDMFAMARKNAPCILFIDEIDAVGRKRGGGNFGGQSEQENTLNQLLVEMDGFNTATNVVVLAGTNRPDVLDPALMRPGRFDRQIYIGPPDIKGRASIFKVHLRPIKLDPNMDKDNLARKMAAATPGFTGADIANVCNEAALIAARYLGQSVNAKNFEQAIDRVIGGLEKKTQVLQPTEKKTVAYHEAGHAIVGWFLQHADPLLKVSIIPRGKGLGYAQYLPREQYLYSREQLFDRMCMMLGGRVAEQVFFGRITTGAQDDLKKVTQSAYAQVVQFGMSEKVGQVSFDLPRQGEMVMEKPYSEATAELIDKEVRELVDRAYDHTMQLIQDKKDLVEMVGKHLLEKEVLDKADMLELLGPRPFEEKSTYEEFVEGTGSFEEDTSLPQGLRDWNQERAGEGEETSPAQDKQQAM from the exons AACGTCTGTCGGACTCCAGCTAACTTCCTGTCCGGTCGCAGATTCCAGTCGGCTCAGCGACGACTGTACTCCAGTGAACCCAAAG atggaggaggtggaggaagatcaggaggagggaagagaggaggaggcgcaggAAAAGACTGGTGGAGCCGAATACAGAAG GGTGACTTCCCCTGGGATGAGAAGGATTTCCTTCACATGGTGATCACCTTGGCTGGTGTCAGTTCTGTTCTGCTCTACTTTTACTTCAGAGAGAGCGGCAGAGAGATCAACTGGAAGGACTTTGTCCACCGATACCTGGGAAGAGGCCTG GTGGACCGGTTAGAGGTCATCAACAAACAGTATGTCAGAGTCACCCTGGTGCCGGGAGCGGAGACCGACGGG AGCTACATTTGGTTCAACATCGGCAGCGTTGACACGTTTGAGAGGAACCTGGAGATGGCGCACATGGAGCTCGGCATGGAGCCGTCGCACCGAGCTACCGTAGTCTACAGCACCGGAAATGACGG ctcttttcTTATGAGCATGCTCCCCACCTTGCTGCTCAGTGGTTTCCTGCTGTTTACCCTGCGGCGGGGACCAATGGGAGGAGGCATGGGTGGCGGGAGGGGCGGTCCTTTCAGCATGGGCGAGTCAACGGCCAAAATGATGAAGGACAGCATTGACGTGAAGTTCAAGGATGTGGCCGGCTGCGAGGAGGCTAAACTGGAGATCCTGGAGTTCGTCAACTTCCTGAAGAACCCCCAGCAGTACCTGGACCTCGGAGCCAAGATCCCCAAG GGTGCTGTGCTGTCTGGTCCTCCTGGGACGGGGAAGACTCTGCTGGCCAAGGCTACTGCTGGAGAGGCCAATGTGCCTTTCATCACCGTCAATGGCTCAGAGTTCCTGGAGATGTTTGTGGGCGTCGGTCCAGCCAGG GTGAGGGACATGTTTGCTATGGCGAGGAAGAACGCCCCCTGCATCCTCTTCATAGATGAGATTGATGCtgtagggaggaagagaggaggagggaactTTGGTGGTCAGAGTGAACAGGAGAACACCCTGaaccagctgctggtggagatgGACG GTTTTAACACGGCTACTAATGTGGTGGTCCTGGCTGGAACCAACAGACCTGACGTCCTGGATCCTGCCCTGATGAGGCCGGGGCGCTTCGACAGACAGATCTACATAG GTCCTCCAGACATCAAGGGGCGGGCGTCCATCTTTAAAGTCCACCTCCGACCAATCAAACTGGATCCAAACATGGACAAAGACAATCTCGCCAGGAAGATGGCGGCTGCCACCCCAGGATTCACTG GAGCCGACATTGCTAATGTCTGCAACGAGGCAGCTCTGATCGCTGCCAGATACCTGGGCCAATCGGTCAACGCCAAAAACTTTGAACAGGCCATCGACAGGGTCATCGGAG GTCTGGAGAAGAAGACTCAGGTCCTGCAGCCCACGGAGAAGAAGACTGTAGCGTATCATGAGGCTGGTCACGCCATCGTGGGCTGGTTCCTGCAGCACGCAGACCCGCTGCTGAAG gtGTCAATCATCCCGCGGGGGAAAGGTCTGGGTTATGCTCAGTACCTGCCCAGAGAGCAGTACCTGtacagcagagagcagctgttCGACAGGATGTGCATGATGCTGGGAGGCCGCGTGGCCGAGCAGGTCTTCTTCGGCCGGATCACCACTGGCGCTCAAGACGACCTGAAGAAGGTCACGCAATCGGCCTACGCTCAG GTGGTGCAGTTTGGGATGAGCGAGAAGGTCGGACAGGTGTCATTCGATCTGCCCCGGCAGGGCGAGATGGTCATGGAGAAACCGTATAGCGAGGCGACGGCTGAGCTGATTGATAAGGAGGTCAGAGAGCTGGTGGATCGAGCGTACGATCACACGATGCAGCTCATCCAGGACAAGAAGGACCTGGTCGAAATG gtggGGAAGCATCTCCTGGAGAAGGAGGTCCTGGACAAGGCAGACATGTTGGAGCTCCTGGGCCCACGGCCATTCGAAGAGAAGTCCACGTACGAGGAATTTGTGGAGGGGACGGGCAGCTTCGAGGAGGACACCAGCCTGCCGCAGGGCCTCCGAGACTGGAATCAggagagagcaggggagggCGAGGAGACGAGCCCTGCTCAGGATAAACAGCAGGCCATGTAG